One stretch of Nocardia mangyaensis DNA includes these proteins:
- a CDS encoding YgaP family membrane protein has product MGIIEFMRSTAGRLARMAAGIAVIVIGLAVIGGTAGVIVAVIGLVPIAAGVFHFCLLGPLFGVELQGRPRASSSH; this is encoded by the coding sequence ATGGGCATCATCGAATTCATGCGAAGTACCGCCGGGCGCCTGGCCCGTATGGCCGCCGGAATCGCGGTGATCGTGATCGGCTTGGCCGTGATCGGCGGGACCGCAGGAGTCATCGTGGCCGTGATCGGCCTGGTCCCGATCGCGGCGGGAGTCTTCCATTTCTGCCTGCTGGGCCCGCTGTTCGGGGTCGAACTGCAGGGGCGGCCACGCGCGTCCAGCAGTCACTGA
- a CDS encoding MMPL family transporter has product MTETKLDTASAKPPGTTSGPGLLGRWGAFMAGRTRAVIGIWLLVLIALGAAAPSVFTSLAGAGWQANGSESVRARELAQQHFGGNSSAAVQVVIHSDTATIGDPAMVRVVEQATAVFAGDERIGQVIAPQPGFTISPDGHTGIVIAGANASTDDMVKAVDEHKAALTALSKDGIEVYPTGASALWSDFNVANHDAMIQAEMLSWPVTLAIMVLAFGSLVAAGLPLLLTLAGLVASAGGLVLLNQITPISVWAMNFAMMFALALGIDYALFLVARFRDALARTGDPRAAVAETMDTAGKAVLLSGLTVLVSLSAVLIVPAPAVRTMAVGIMLAVVFVLAATLTLLPAVLGALGTKINAAALPYARRQQHRSPVFARWGQILHKHPWPFAAVALAILIGLAAPVFGLKTAMPSIAVVPTDAPVRQGYELIAEQMGPGAPGMLSIITPTADAAATETIARASDGIVMLTPPQPAVDGADLVMMQAMPAVDPSAPRMAEILDRLRADLPADAVVGGAAAENLDLQQALDDYLPIVVAIILVLGFVLLLIALQAPLIAALGTLVSLLSTAAAFGVAKLIFQDGHGAELLGFTSQGFLDGWGPVFFFAMIFAIAMDYTVFLLATAKEHYERTGDPHAALLDGIAHSGRVIFAAAAVMVAVFFTFALADPLPPKEMGIILGVAVLLDALLVRLVLLPVILRLTGHAAWWSPAWLTRVLPTISFAHH; this is encoded by the coding sequence ATGACCGAAACGAAGCTCGATACCGCCTCGGCGAAACCACCCGGCACGACCTCCGGGCCAGGACTGCTGGGCCGGTGGGGCGCGTTCATGGCCGGGCGCACCCGGGCAGTGATCGGGATATGGCTGCTGGTGCTGATCGCACTGGGCGCCGCCGCGCCGAGTGTGTTCACCTCCCTGGCCGGGGCCGGGTGGCAAGCCAACGGCTCGGAATCGGTCCGTGCCCGTGAACTGGCTCAGCAGCACTTCGGTGGTAACTCCTCGGCCGCGGTGCAGGTGGTGATCCATTCCGACACCGCCACGATCGGTGACCCGGCGATGGTACGGGTGGTCGAGCAGGCCACGGCGGTCTTCGCCGGGGACGAGCGGATCGGGCAGGTGATCGCCCCGCAGCCGGGGTTCACGATCAGCCCTGACGGACACACCGGCATCGTGATCGCGGGCGCCAATGCCTCCACTGATGACATGGTCAAAGCCGTCGACGAGCACAAAGCCGCGTTGACCGCGCTGTCGAAAGACGGGATCGAGGTGTATCCGACCGGGGCGTCGGCGTTGTGGAGCGATTTCAATGTCGCCAACCACGACGCGATGATCCAGGCCGAGATGTTGTCGTGGCCGGTCACCCTGGCGATCATGGTGCTGGCGTTCGGATCGCTGGTCGCGGCCGGGCTGCCGCTGCTGCTGACCCTCGCGGGCTTGGTGGCCTCCGCGGGTGGGTTGGTGCTGCTGAATCAGATCACCCCGATCTCGGTGTGGGCGATGAACTTCGCCATGATGTTCGCCCTCGCCCTGGGCATCGACTACGCGCTGTTCCTGGTCGCGCGCTTCCGCGACGCGCTGGCCCGCACCGGCGATCCCCGCGCCGCGGTCGCCGAAACCATGGACACCGCCGGCAAAGCCGTCCTGCTCTCAGGGCTGACGGTGCTGGTGAGCTTGTCGGCGGTGCTGATCGTGCCCGCTCCCGCCGTGCGGACCATGGCGGTCGGGATCATGCTCGCGGTGGTGTTCGTCCTCGCCGCGACCCTGACCCTGCTGCCCGCCGTCCTCGGCGCGCTCGGCACCAAGATCAACGCCGCCGCGCTGCCCTACGCGCGCCGCCAGCAGCACCGCTCGCCGGTGTTCGCGCGCTGGGGCCAGATCCTGCACAAGCATCCGTGGCCGTTCGCCGCGGTGGCACTGGCCATCCTGATCGGGCTGGCCGCGCCGGTGTTCGGGCTCAAGACCGCGATGCCCTCGATCGCGGTCGTGCCCACCGACGCGCCGGTGCGCCAGGGCTATGAACTGATCGCCGAGCAGATGGGCCCCGGCGCCCCGGGCATGCTCTCGATCATCACCCCGACCGCCGACGCGGCGGCCACCGAGACTATCGCGCGCGCCAGCGACGGCATCGTCATGCTCACCCCGCCCCAGCCCGCCGTCGACGGCGCCGATCTGGTGATGATGCAGGCCATGCCCGCAGTCGATCCCTCCGCGCCGCGGATGGCCGAAATCCTGGACCGGTTGCGTGCCGACCTGCCCGCCGACGCGGTGGTCGGTGGCGCGGCGGCGGAAAACCTCGACCTGCAACAAGCCCTCGACGACTATCTGCCGATCGTAGTGGCCATCATCTTGGTGCTCGGGTTCGTGTTGTTGCTGATCGCGTTGCAGGCCCCGCTCATCGCGGCCTTGGGAACCCTGGTCAGCCTGCTCTCGACCGCGGCCGCGTTCGGGGTGGCCAAGCTGATTTTCCAGGACGGGCACGGCGCCGAGCTGCTGGGCTTCACCTCGCAGGGGTTCCTCGACGGGTGGGGGCCGGTGTTCTTCTTCGCGATGATCTTCGCCATCGCCATGGACTACACGGTGTTCTTGCTGGCCACCGCCAAGGAACACTATGAGCGCACCGGCGACCCCCACGCCGCGCTCCTGGACGGGATCGCGCATTCGGGGCGGGTCATCTTCGCCGCCGCGGCGGTGATGGTGGCGGTGTTCTTCACCTTCGCCCTGGCCGACCCGCTCCCACCCAAGGAGATGGGCATCATCCTGGGTGTCGCGGTCCTGCTCGACGCACTGCTGGTGCGGCTGGTGCTGCTGCCGGTGATCCTGCGCCTGACCGGGCACGCTGCCTGGTGGAGCCCGGCGTGGCTGACCCGGGTGCTGCCCACCATCAGCTTCGCTCACCACTGA
- a CDS encoding metal-sensitive transcriptional regulator, which yields MNANDEAMTQVLNRLRRAQGQLTGVIAMIEDGRDCKDVVTQLAAVSKALDRAGFKIVATGLRECLTETPDGEAAPMSIDELEKLFLALA from the coding sequence ATGAACGCCAACGACGAGGCGATGACGCAAGTCCTCAACAGACTGCGCCGCGCGCAAGGCCAACTCACCGGGGTGATCGCCATGATCGAGGACGGGCGCGACTGCAAGGACGTGGTCACCCAACTCGCCGCGGTCTCCAAAGCGCTCGACCGCGCCGGATTCAAGATCGTCGCCACCGGCCTGCGCGAATGCCTCACCGAAACCCCCGACGGTGAGGCCGCGCCCATGAGCATCGACGAACTGGAAAAGCTCTTTCTCGCCCTGGCCTGA
- a CDS encoding SDR family NAD(P)-dependent oxidoreductase, whose protein sequence is MKYFRDRVISVTGGGSGIGRAVAIRLAGDGARLAIADIDAERAHETAAVCNSLGAECRPYELDVANRHAFQDYRNRVLADFGSISMVVNNAGVALGADVVDMEWIDFEWLMGINFWGVVNGTKLFLPDLIDSGDGHVVNVSSVFGLMAIPSQSAYNASKFAVRGFTEALRQEMRINRLPVGVTCVHPGGVRTNIVRDARGVGTIGDQKKIVAGFDRIALTTPEGAADSIIKGVRRNKPRVLIGPDALGFDFITRAVGPRYQDLNAPLARLGFAIGRRYGLVNYNI, encoded by the coding sequence ATGAAATACTTCAGAGACCGGGTGATCTCGGTAACGGGGGGCGGTTCGGGCATCGGCCGCGCCGTCGCAATTCGGCTGGCTGGCGACGGCGCACGGCTCGCGATCGCTGATATCGACGCGGAACGCGCACACGAGACCGCCGCTGTTTGCAATTCGCTTGGTGCAGAATGCCGACCCTATGAGCTCGATGTAGCCAATCGTCACGCATTCCAGGATTACCGGAACCGCGTCCTGGCGGACTTCGGATCGATCAGCATGGTCGTCAATAACGCGGGCGTTGCGCTAGGCGCCGATGTAGTGGACATGGAATGGATCGACTTCGAATGGTTGATGGGCATCAATTTCTGGGGGGTGGTTAACGGAACAAAACTATTTCTTCCGGATCTGATTGATTCAGGTGACGGCCACGTTGTCAATGTTTCGAGCGTTTTCGGGCTGATGGCCATACCCAGCCAGAGCGCGTACAACGCGTCCAAATTCGCTGTCCGAGGTTTCACCGAAGCGTTGCGTCAGGAGATGCGAATTAACCGCTTGCCCGTAGGTGTAACCTGCGTTCATCCCGGTGGTGTCCGGACCAATATCGTGCGGGATGCTCGGGGTGTCGGCACAATAGGCGATCAAAAGAAGATTGTTGCCGGATTCGATCGGATTGCTCTCACGACACCCGAAGGCGCTGCGGATTCAATCATTAAGGGCGTGCGTCGCAATAAGCCGCGCGTTCTCATCGGGCCCGATGCCCTCGGCTTCGATTTTATTACGCGGGCGGTAGGGCCTAGGTACCAGGACCTCAACGCGCCTCTGGCCCGCCTCGGATTCGCGATAGGTCGCCGATACGGTCTGGTGAATTACAACATTTGA
- a CDS encoding flavin-containing monooxygenase, translated as MSKSRSAKYAQKSNGSGGDGARATVHRTQVLIIGSGFSGMGMAIQLLRAGIDDFLIIEKETEIGGTWRDNTYPGCACDVPSHMYSYSFEPKPDWSRLWAGQDEIQNYLTGLARKYDLYRYTHFGRVLQSGHWDPDDSAWHLVTSDGHEYIAQFLVSGVGALHIPSIPTIEGQRNFNGTVFHSAKWDHDCSLAGKKVAVIGTGASAIQFIPEIAKEAAELHVYQRTPAWVLPRKNVKIPESIRAAFTRMPILAKAVRAAIYWSAESLSMGLNGHLNLMRPLESIAKWNIAQGIDDPVLRGKLTPSYRIGCKRILGSSDYYPALNRPTTTVITEGISEITEDAIVSRNGEKRPADVIIYATGFHVTDGFESLRLKGSSGRELATVWSDEGIQTHLGITTAGFPNLFFLLGPNTGLGHNSVVFMIECQIRYIISAIDLANKRGAAALEVREPVQQKFNSEIQTKLVKGVWSSGGCTSWYLDAQGVNRTVWPGFTWQYWRRTRKLAPADFGFVGELAGTQYTADLSKALEKGNLPK; from the coding sequence ATGAGCAAAAGTCGATCTGCCAAGTATGCACAAAAGTCCAATGGCTCGGGAGGTGACGGAGCGCGAGCCACAGTCCACCGGACGCAAGTCCTCATCATCGGAAGCGGATTTTCGGGAATGGGGATGGCAATACAATTGCTGAGAGCGGGAATAGATGATTTCCTAATTATCGAGAAAGAGACCGAGATCGGCGGAACATGGCGCGACAACACGTATCCGGGCTGCGCATGTGACGTTCCTTCGCATATGTACTCGTACTCCTTCGAGCCCAAACCGGATTGGAGTCGGCTCTGGGCAGGGCAGGACGAGATCCAGAACTATCTCACCGGGCTAGCACGCAAGTACGATCTGTATCGGTACACTCATTTTGGTCGGGTACTGCAATCCGGACATTGGGATCCCGATGATTCCGCCTGGCATCTGGTCACATCCGACGGCCACGAATACATCGCCCAGTTCCTAGTCTCAGGAGTCGGAGCGCTACACATACCGAGCATCCCTACAATTGAGGGGCAGAGGAACTTCAACGGCACAGTCTTTCATTCGGCGAAGTGGGATCATGATTGCTCATTGGCGGGCAAAAAGGTCGCCGTGATCGGCACCGGAGCCAGTGCGATTCAGTTCATTCCCGAAATTGCCAAGGAAGCCGCTGAACTGCACGTATACCAGCGGACGCCAGCATGGGTACTACCAAGGAAGAATGTCAAGATTCCGGAATCTATCCGGGCGGCATTCACCAGGATGCCGATTCTTGCGAAGGCAGTGCGGGCGGCTATCTACTGGTCAGCAGAATCGTTGTCAATGGGCCTTAATGGTCACCTCAACCTCATGCGACCACTTGAGAGCATCGCCAAGTGGAACATCGCACAGGGAATCGATGATCCCGTGTTGCGCGGTAAACTCACGCCTAGCTATCGCATCGGATGTAAGCGGATTCTCGGCTCGAGTGATTACTATCCAGCACTGAATAGACCAACCACAACCGTCATCACTGAAGGTATCTCTGAGATAACCGAGGACGCGATCGTGTCACGGAACGGTGAGAAGCGTCCAGCGGATGTGATCATCTACGCGACCGGATTCCATGTGACCGACGGGTTTGAAAGCCTTCGCCTCAAAGGCTCGTCCGGCAGGGAACTCGCAACGGTTTGGTCGGACGAGGGGATCCAGACGCACCTCGGCATCACTACCGCCGGATTCCCCAATCTTTTCTTCCTACTCGGCCCCAACACGGGGCTGGGCCATAACTCCGTAGTGTTTATGATTGAATGCCAGATCAGATACATTATCTCGGCGATCGATCTTGCCAACAAACGTGGCGCAGCTGCGCTAGAAGTACGCGAGCCGGTCCAGCAGAAATTCAACTCCGAAATTCAGACCAAGCTGGTCAAGGGAGTCTGGAGTAGCGGCGGGTGTACAAGTTGGTACCTCGACGCACAGGGCGTCAACCGAACTGTTTGGCCGGGCTTCACATGGCAATACTGGCGGCGCACTCGCAAACTGGCGCCGGCGGATTTCGGATTTGTCGGCGAGTTGGCCGGTACACAATACACCGCCGACCTCTCGAAGGCGCTCGAAAAGGGGAACCTTCCGAAATGA
- a CDS encoding DUF302 domain-containing protein, with translation MDLALSTTLHTTFDDALERTREALAEQGFGILTEIDMQATLKAKLGHDMEDYRILGACNPPLAHQAVEINRQIGLLLPCNVVVRRDRTDTDTDTDTDTDTIIVEAMNPQLMVAVTDPVAEDATTRLRAALAALGGHGDLT, from the coding sequence ATGGACCTGGCCCTGTCGACCACGCTGCACACCACCTTCGACGACGCGCTCGAACGCACCCGAGAAGCGTTGGCCGAGCAAGGATTCGGCATCCTCACCGAGATCGACATGCAAGCCACCCTCAAAGCTAAACTCGGCCACGACATGGAGGACTACCGCATCCTCGGCGCCTGCAACCCACCCCTGGCCCACCAAGCGGTCGAGATCAACCGCCAGATCGGGCTGCTGCTGCCCTGCAATGTCGTGGTCCGTCGCGACCGGACCGACACCGACACCGACACCGACACCGACACCGACACCATCATCGTCGAAGCGATGAACCCCCAGCTCATGGTCGCAGTCACCGATCCGGTCGCCGAGGATGCCACCACCCGCCTGCGCGCAGCCCTGGCTGCGCTGGGGGGCCACGGGGATTTGACATGA
- a CDS encoding DUF2243 domain-containing protein, translating to MSSSENTVPDRESAAENRPSGWSVPGARTSLVAGILLATAVFTIVDETILHLLLHWHHFYDRSTPGVAMLSDGLFQAVGVVALVASGYLYADLRRRGVWRPLWQATGFFLALGVIGLVDEVLIHKLLNWHQIHYGDEVWKYDAGAGVCIVASLLVGGVLLRRSLRSPDGGIRLDLGGSKGLDVPDSTR from the coding sequence ATGAGTTCGTCGGAGAACACGGTGCCGGACCGGGAATCCGCAGCGGAGAACCGCCCTAGCGGGTGGTCGGTGCCGGGGGCCCGGACCTCGCTGGTGGCCGGAATCTTGTTGGCGACAGCGGTATTCACGATCGTCGATGAGACCATTCTGCATTTGCTGCTGCACTGGCATCATTTCTACGACCGCTCCACTCCCGGGGTGGCCATGCTCAGTGACGGGTTGTTCCAGGCCGTGGGCGTGGTGGCCTTGGTCGCCTCGGGCTACCTGTACGCCGATCTGCGCCGTCGCGGAGTATGGCGCCCGTTGTGGCAGGCCACCGGATTCTTTCTGGCGCTGGGGGTGATCGGGCTCGTCGACGAGGTCCTCATTCACAAACTGCTGAACTGGCATCAGATCCACTACGGCGACGAGGTGTGGAAATACGATGCCGGCGCCGGGGTGTGCATCGTGGCCAGCCTGCTGGTCGGAGGCGTGCTGCTACGCCGGAGCCTGCGCAGCCCCGATGGCGGGATCCGCCTCGATCTCGGGGGCTCGAAAGGCCTCGATGTCCCCGACAGCACGCGATAG
- a CDS encoding disulfide bond formation protein DsbA, protein MADIDLYLDPVCPFAWVSSRWLLAAAQDGPHTARLRQMSLAVLNEGHDVDADHRPMIERSRRLGRVFAAATATGGPEAFARLYDTAGNRLHVHGQDLGPAALAESLSAAGLDPALARYADDTGLDSAVTRSHQASQDVLGGNGGSPIIVIDGHGFQGPVLTEAPAAEHGPALLEALVTAATTPGFAALHRPYQGPPKIDTTPEGAR, encoded by the coding sequence ATGGCCGACATCGACCTGTATCTCGATCCTGTTTGCCCGTTCGCGTGGGTGAGTTCGCGGTGGCTGCTCGCCGCCGCCCAGGACGGCCCGCACACCGCGCGGCTGCGGCAGATGAGCCTGGCCGTACTCAACGAGGGCCACGACGTCGACGCCGATCACCGGCCGATGATCGAGCGCTCGCGCCGCCTCGGGAGGGTCTTCGCCGCAGCCACCGCAACCGGCGGGCCCGAGGCGTTCGCGCGCCTCTACGACACCGCTGGGAACCGGCTGCACGTGCACGGGCAGGATCTCGGGCCCGCCGCGCTCGCGGAATCACTGTCCGCCGCCGGTCTGGACCCGGCACTGGCCCGGTACGCCGACGACACCGGTCTCGACAGCGCCGTCACCCGCTCACATCAGGCCAGCCAGGACGTCCTGGGTGGCAATGGCGGCAGCCCGATCATCGTGATCGACGGCCACGGTTTCCAGGGCCCGGTCCTGACCGAAGCCCCTGCCGCCGAACATGGTCCGGCCCTGCTCGAGGCGCTGGTCACCGCCGCGACCACCCCGGGATTCGCCGCCCTGCACCGCCCCTACCAAGGACCCCCGAAAATCGATACCACCCCCGAGGGGGCCCGCTGA
- a CDS encoding cytochrome c oxidase assembly protein: MLLTQHPHHTDHLEHTTTHAGAGWLGWVVPVVAAVLLGLYLVGMGRYSRRFDRGWSRWRLAGFVSGLVLVIVALSGPVSAFAHADARGHMLQHLLIGMYAPLALVMSAPVTLLLGALTPRAGRRVGAVLHTRALRLLGHPITAAILNVGGLNVLYLTPLYAASMQRGWLHVLIAVHMLAAGYLFTWSIAGPDPAPHRPGLTLRVVTVLAAITAHAFLGKLLYAEAGRLPPGTHYPPAQMEQAAQWMYYGGEIAELVLVIALFMWWYRHPRTTAAAAEPRRPVQATAVPLPGMR; encoded by the coding sequence ATGCTGCTGACACAGCACCCCCACCACACCGACCACCTCGAGCACACCACCACCCACGCCGGTGCGGGATGGCTGGGATGGGTGGTGCCGGTGGTCGCGGCGGTGCTGCTGGGGTTGTATCTGGTGGGGATGGGGCGGTATTCCCGGCGTTTCGACCGTGGGTGGAGCCGGTGGCGGCTCGCCGGGTTCGTGTCCGGGCTGGTGTTGGTGATCGTGGCGCTGTCGGGGCCGGTGAGCGCGTTCGCGCACGCCGACGCGCGCGGGCACATGCTGCAGCACCTGCTCATCGGCATGTACGCGCCCCTGGCGTTGGTGATGTCGGCGCCGGTGACGTTGTTGCTGGGCGCGCTCACCCCACGGGCGGGGCGGCGCGTGGGCGCGGTGCTGCACACCCGGGCGCTGCGGTTGCTGGGTCACCCGATCACTGCCGCGATCCTCAACGTCGGTGGCCTGAATGTGCTGTATCTGACCCCGTTGTACGCGGCGAGCATGCAGCGGGGCTGGTTGCACGTGCTGATCGCGGTGCACATGCTCGCGGCCGGGTATCTGTTCACCTGGTCGATCGCCGGGCCGGACCCCGCACCGCATCGGCCGGGGCTGACACTGCGCGTGGTGACCGTGCTGGCGGCCATCACCGCCCACGCGTTCCTGGGCAAACTCCTCTACGCCGAGGCCGGTCGGCTCCCCCCGGGCACGCACTACCCGCCCGCGCAGATGGAACAAGCAGCGCAATGGATGTACTACGGCGGCGAAATCGCCGAACTCGTGCTGGTCATCGCCTTGTTCATGTGGTGGTACCGACACCCCCGCACCACAGCGGCGGCCGCCGAACCCCGCAGGCCCGTGCAGGCTACTGCTGTCCCTCTGCCGGGGATGCGCTGA
- a CDS encoding ferredoxin--NADP reductase: MFSKKNMPCELTVSRVVQETQDAVSIWFEVPEHQWATFSYTPGQFLTLRIPGSGEREPAARCYSLSSSPHTEDELAVTVKRTAGGYGSNWLCDNIATGTIVSVLPPSGHFTPQDLNSDMVLLAAGSGITPIISIIKSALLEGDGHLVLFYANQDAESVIFGEDLRYMAKQFPERLILIEWLESERGLPDRKTLSELCSAYKNRMYFVCGPAAFMDLVGDVAHHVGIQHGNLHREIFQSLRSDPFDIEIGVKQSMTTEQARLVVYLDGDRAELQWPKDLTLVEVLLNEGFSPPYSCREGGCGACVCKVMDGDIQMRVNDVLDEDDIEEGDRLACQSLPITDTVMVTFG; this comes from the coding sequence ATGTTCTCGAAGAAAAATATGCCATGTGAGCTCACTGTGTCCCGCGTGGTGCAGGAGACGCAGGATGCGGTCTCGATATGGTTTGAAGTCCCGGAGCATCAATGGGCAACATTCTCGTACACTCCGGGACAGTTCCTGACGTTGCGCATTCCTGGGAGTGGCGAGAGGGAACCTGCAGCCCGTTGCTACTCGCTGTCGAGTTCTCCGCACACCGAGGACGAGCTGGCCGTAACAGTAAAACGCACAGCGGGTGGGTATGGATCCAACTGGCTGTGCGACAATATCGCCACTGGCACTATCGTGTCCGTGCTACCGCCTAGCGGACACTTCACGCCGCAGGATTTGAATTCGGATATGGTACTGCTAGCAGCTGGCAGTGGCATCACGCCGATCATCTCAATTATCAAGTCAGCCCTGCTCGAGGGTGATGGCCATCTTGTGCTTTTCTATGCGAACCAGGACGCAGAGAGCGTAATTTTTGGCGAAGACCTTCGCTATATGGCGAAACAGTTTCCGGAACGGCTCATTCTCATAGAGTGGCTGGAGAGCGAGCGAGGACTCCCGGACCGAAAAACTCTCTCAGAACTCTGCAGCGCATATAAGAATCGAATGTACTTCGTGTGCGGTCCAGCGGCTTTCATGGATCTAGTGGGCGACGTAGCGCATCATGTCGGTATCCAGCATGGCAATCTCCATCGAGAAATTTTCCAATCTCTTCGTTCCGATCCGTTCGACATCGAAATTGGCGTCAAGCAGTCGATGACCACGGAGCAGGCACGTCTCGTGGTCTACCTGGATGGTGACCGTGCCGAGCTTCAATGGCCCAAGGATCTTACGCTCGTCGAAGTCCTGCTGAATGAGGGCTTTTCGCCGCCGTACTCGTGCCGCGAAGGCGGATGCGGCGCGTGCGTATGCAAGGTTATGGATGGTGACATACAGATGAGAGTGAACGACGTACTCGACGAGGACGACATCGAGGAGGGCGACCGCCTGGCTTGCCAGTCTCTACCGATCACCGATACTGTCATGGTGACATTCGGCTAA
- a CDS encoding YgaP-like transmembrane domain, which translates to MALPPRPHEWTITRLVPALAGTLVLLSVLLSVTLSSWWLILAALVGANLLLYSAAGWCPATLVMRRLGLTDTTCPTPTA; encoded by the coding sequence ATGGCATTGCCACCGCGACCGCACGAATGGACCATCACCCGCCTCGTCCCGGCACTGGCCGGGACCCTGGTCCTGCTCAGCGTATTGCTGAGTGTGACCCTGTCCTCGTGGTGGCTGATCCTGGCCGCCCTGGTCGGGGCGAACCTGCTGCTCTACAGCGCGGCGGGCTGGTGCCCGGCCACCCTGGTGATGCGCCGACTCGGTCTGACCGACACGACCTGCCCAACCCCCACCGCCTGA
- a CDS encoding TetR/AcrR family transcriptional regulator, whose protein sequence is MAGARRKVLEVGSSVVRRVDARSSRWEEHRVVVRAELVDAAYQAFAKYGPEASMDDIAREAGATKPKLYRHFNDKQGLRAAVVERAKDLMWTNILDAVDFGSEPIGKVMNQLVEQYTQLVDEHRNVFKYLVRSHFSESSSESDQALEDARELAGFIAGHFAAVLENVGADSTGIDLVVQSIIGASLSATDWWINSQADPSAMSRSAFRDHLSAIIWGIIDASSRARGIRIDPTATLHTENIGLL, encoded by the coding sequence GTGGCAGGCGCGCGACGGAAGGTGTTGGAGGTCGGTAGCTCGGTGGTTCGGCGAGTTGACGCACGATCAAGCCGTTGGGAAGAGCATCGGGTCGTAGTGCGCGCGGAGCTGGTTGATGCCGCGTACCAAGCCTTCGCTAAATATGGCCCCGAGGCCAGCATGGACGATATCGCCCGGGAAGCAGGCGCAACAAAACCTAAGCTGTATCGCCACTTCAACGACAAACAGGGCCTCCGTGCCGCTGTGGTGGAGCGGGCGAAGGACCTTATGTGGACCAACATTCTCGATGCGGTCGACTTCGGATCCGAGCCGATCGGTAAAGTGATGAATCAGCTCGTCGAGCAATATACGCAATTGGTCGACGAGCACCGCAACGTTTTCAAATATCTCGTGCGGAGTCATTTTAGCGAGAGCTCATCAGAATCCGATCAGGCCCTGGAGGATGCACGCGAGCTCGCCGGTTTCATTGCTGGCCATTTCGCCGCCGTGTTGGAGAACGTTGGCGCGGACAGCACCGGCATAGATTTGGTCGTGCAGTCAATCATAGGGGCCAGCCTCTCCGCAACCGATTGGTGGATTAACTCGCAAGCCGACCCATCCGCGATGTCCCGCTCGGCCTTCCGGGATCATCTCAGCGCTATCATTTGGGGAATTATCGATGCGTCGTCACGAGCCCGGGGAATCCGAATCGATCCGACTGCGACGCTGCACACCGAGAATATTGGACTGCTCTAG